Proteins encoded by one window of Bubalus bubalis isolate 160015118507 breed Murrah chromosome 4, NDDB_SH_1, whole genome shotgun sequence:
- the LOC102393160 gene encoding taste receptor type 2 member 10-like yields MLNIVEGLLIYVAVSESVLGVLGNGFIGVVSCVDCVKSKKISTVSLILTGLASSRFCLIWMIITDAYIRMFFPDIYLSGNISQYIVHLWIIMNQSSIWFATSLSIFYFLKIANYSHCIFLWLKCHINRVLLLFMGSLLISWLFAFPSIAKPSTNNIMKNRSTTWLITMHKSEYLTNQILLNIGVILVFVLCLITCFLLITSLWRHNRKMRLNATGFRDPSTEAHIKAMKILVSFVILFILYFVGTAIQISGSSTMPENKLFFIIGLTTRLLYPWGHSLILMLGNRKLKQDSLRVLKPLKCWEKEKLLRIP; encoded by the coding sequence ATGCTGAATATAGTGGAAGGCCTCCTCATTTATGTAGCAGTCAGTGAATCAGTATTGGGGGTCTTAGGGAATGGATTTATTGGAGTTGTAAGCTGTGTTGACTGTGTGAAAAGCAAGAAGATCTCTACTGTCAGCCTTATTCTCACTGGCTTAGCCTCTTCCAGATTTTGCCTGATATGGATGATAATTACAGATGCATATATAAGGatgttttttccagatatatatttGTCTGGTAATATAAGTCAATATATAGTTCACTTATGGATAATTATGAATCAATCAAGTATCTGGTTTGCCACCAGCCTCAGCATCTTCTATTTCCTGAAGATAGCCAATTATTCCCACTGCATTTTTCTCTGGCTGAAGTGTCACATCAACAGGGTTCTTCTCCTTTTCATGGGGTCCTTACTTATTTCATGGTTATTTGCTTTTCCAAGCATTGCAAAGCCTAGTACTAATAATATTATGAAGAACAGAAGCACAACCTGGCTGATCACCATGCATAAAAGTGAATACTTGACAAATCAGATTCTGCTCAATATTGGAGTCATTCTTGTCTTTGTACTATGCCTGATTACATGTTTCTTATTAATCACTTCCCTTTGGAGACACAACAGAAAGATGCGATTGAATGCCACAGGATTCAGAGATCCCAGCACTGAAGCACATATCAAAGCAATGAAGATTTTGGTGTCTTTTGTCATCCTCTTTATCTTGTATTTTGTAGGCACTGCCATACAAATATCAGGTAGTAGTACTATGCCTGAAAACAAACTGTTTTTCATTATTGGTCTAacaaccagactcctctatccctGGGGACACTCATTGATTCTAATGCTAGGAAACAGGAAGCTGAAGCAAGACTCTTTGAGGGTACTGAAGCCATTAAAGTGCTGGGAAAAAGAGAAACTTCTTAGAATTCCATGA